In Candidatus Nanopelagicales bacterium, one genomic interval encodes:
- a CDS encoding SHOCT domain-containing protein — protein sequence MHWYSVGAGWNGWLMMLVMLLFWVAVVALAVWGVVHLTRTDRTSAPVESPRAILDRRFASGEIDAEEYARMRALLDERGGSPAGGRGRDAMNA from the coding sequence ATGCACTGGTACTCCGTCGGAGCCGGCTGGAACGGGTGGCTGATGATGCTGGTCATGCTGCTGTTCTGGGTCGCCGTGGTGGCGCTGGCGGTCTGGGGCGTGGTGCACCTGACCCGGACCGACCGGACCTCGGCACCCGTGGAGAGCCCCCGGGCGATCCTGGACCGCCGCTTCGCCAGCGGCGAGATCGACGCGGAGGAGTACGCCCGGATGCGGGCGCTGCTCGACGAGCGCGGCGGGTCGCCGGCGGGTGGCCGCGGGCGGGACGCGATGAACGCATGA